From the genome of Cololabis saira isolate AMF1-May2022 chromosome 4, fColSai1.1, whole genome shotgun sequence:
AAGCACATGTGTACTCAACGTGCAGGTTGTACCACGTAAGTAAATTGAAACACTCTGCAGCAAGGACTCGAGCTGCGTTTCCATCAACCTGAAACCCTAGACTCATATTACTGTGACTGATGAGTATACATCGATTCAACAATGAATCTCCTTATATTGTAAACAATGTTGGGGTTTTTTGCACACATGAACAGGTTTTTACTGGCAGTTAGAAACATTTATATTTagcagaaaatgtcttgttgTTCCGCAGGCATTGTCTCCACTGAACGCTATCCAGCGGGCACAAAAGAAGAGTTTTTACATGAAGTCAATAATGGTTGTCTAAGTCATCTGAAAGTTTGTAAATCACTGCTCTCTCTCTTGAAAGACAGACAATGACCTCTCAGATTGTCTTTCAACAGTTTGTTTCATACATCAATATGGAAAGACTTAATGTGAAAACCTTTTTCCAGGATAAGGAAACTCCGTCATTTCATTGATGCTACATTTCAAAATATCACTTCATGTGTTGCACCAAAACTGTCGAACCCAGCTGCTGACACAGCTGTGCTTGTGTACGTGGATGCGAGAGCAGCGTCATCCCAACACTAAAACCCAGACAGGCGTGTGGGGATCGAGTCGGATGTCATCCGGAGTGACACTTGTCAGAAATAGTCTTAGGCGATACCAGTGCAACCACGCAGAGAAAAAGACCTGAACATCGTGCAGAGAGCAGCACTCGTCACATCTGACGACAAGTAGAAGACACATGGGTTGACTTGGGTCACACTGGGTCAGACAGTTCGGGAAGCTTGACAGGAATGACTGTAACTTGCTTTTTTGGCATTTTACAGCAAGCCACAGGATCCCTCAGTAACAGAAATATGAACGTCTGTCAGACACGTCTTTGTTTTCAATCTTTGAAAACTGGGACCTGCAGGCAGCTGTTCTGTCTTTCTGTGATCTGAAAAGCAttggaaagaaaaaagcaaacaatTCACAGCACATATAGGCCTCtagagcttttttttaaatacatgtttCATGCATTTACCATCATGTCACAATCTTGGGTTAAGAAGAAGTGTCTGCCTGTGGAAGAACTTCCTCATTTCCCTCAAACGTACAGTACATGCATTTTGGCGGGAAATTCTTCTGttaaaagtgacaacattttaatttttgcaGCTCGTGTATTAGTTTGTTTTGCTCCTGCACATGGGCGTGAACTGGTCGCTGGACCAGGTGCCCTACTTCTCTGCTGTTTGTTGTTCTGAACTAATCTTGAATCCATTTTTTGGAGTGAATTCATCTGTTTTGAGTAATCCTCTGACATGATAAATCATATTACTTTATCATTAAGTTTTTAACATTTCCTAGCTCTTGGACAGGCTGACTCACCGCTCTGTTCTATGTGCAACAACATCTAAACAGAATAAAGTGTGCATGATTTTGAATCCGTGACTGAAGTCACATCATTATTTATAGCATCCGTGCAGACAGTGTGAAGccgagatttttcttttttttctttgtcaactTCATTTTATCTGTTTATATGCTTCCATCTTTGCATTTCAGACTGGCAACGCAGTTCAAAAAGGTTGAAACAGTAAAGTTTTTATGACTTTGTAACCTTACTATTCCTCCTTACACTTAAAATACATTCTAGCATTGAGGACACCGTGCTTTGAAGCATTTGAGTTGTTATCTTGTCCCAGTCTTCCTGCAAACACGTCTTCAGACGAGCATCAGTACAAAGTCAtcattgtctctttttttttattcttaaaattcTTCACACATTCTGTGCTGGTGATGGTTCAGGACAACAGGCAGGCCAGGCTTGTCCAGATGCCTTGAATGCTCTGAACTGGTCTCAAACCtacttttctgcattaatgccGTCACAATGGAAGTGTAAAAGCTCCTTGTCAAGGACTCTGATTTATTCACATACAACCACAGAGGCTGGCTTTGAACCTCATTGCTGATAAGTCCAGACGGTCCATCTTTGTCTTTGGTCTGGCGCACACAGCTGttttcaaaagaagaaaaaaaaagcctccaAGCCCAAAGATGTCAACACCAACTCTGGACAGGGTTAtcactgtcatttagcagacacttttatcccaagcgacttacatctgagaggacaacacaagcacaaaattaCATAGGATGAGCTTATATAACTTATAACATAAGTTATACTGTAAGTGGTATTCATGAACAGCCTATGTACTAACTAGTTTTGGACTGAGTCACTAGCCTGAAGAACAAAAATGAATGTATATTAACAAATGAAACACAAAATATTTTGGGTTCATGCCGTCCACAAAGAAATGAAAGCCTAAATGTATCCACAAATCCACTGCTATATCTAATGTCcacttgtatttttcttttaatctgcGTTTGTCTCTGATTTGGAGTTGCATTTATATCTTTTCTGCAGCACTTCTAGTTTTGGCTTCGGATCCCAGATATCTAAAGATTGTCTTGCTATTTGGCTGATGTGTCAAACTCTCCTGTTTGTGCTCCGTGCAGCTCAGCCTCAGAGTGTGGGTCTGATCGCAGGGACCATCGCTACGGGAGTCCTGGCCGTCATTATCTGTGCCCTGTTGGTGGTGGTCACACTTTTCTACTGGAAGAACAAGAACAAgtacgaggaggaggagatccCCAACGAGATCAGGTTGGTCTTCATTATCTTGGGACACAATGTGAATGGTGGTAGGTTAGTAGCAAGCTTCTAACTTGtcatttattcatattttgatCATCTATTTATAATCATCTGCTTAAATATTCACAGATTTTcagaaaatgcatttttttctttaatcagatTTTATATCACTGAACTGTGTGTGTTGAACAGTTAAAGCTTGCAGGAAGTGGTGAAAGCTGGGCCATGTGAATTATGTTGACGACCCTATAAGTTCTTCATTTACCAGGATCCTCTTTTACTCATGTTAGTGTCATTATGTCAGAGATGTGCTTCTCTTTTTGTCATTTCACCAGAAAAGGTGTTGTTCTGTCATCTTAAATAGGTTGAGGCTTCCTGCTTATCTACAAACTGCAAAAAATATAGATTTTGCCAACAAGCTGgaagtgttttatgtttttttcttagAAATAAAGCAGCCGTTTCTTCATGAAAGTTAAAGTACTTAGTTTAGTGTATCTGTGGCAGTCAGCTGTTGTTTACTCAGACAACTCCATTTGTATTATTTCATACAGTAAAGGGATGATATGTGTTATCCCTGCAGTATTTTAAATATCATCAGGATTTAGTCGTGCCTTCGTGGTCATGTAGGGGAATATAAAGTGTATTTTGAGCGCCATAACAAAGCCTGCACTCCACGGCAAGTAGATTTAAAGTTTGGAGCACTCAGCTAAGATAAATCATATCTTAGGTCATGTCAGCATACTTCAAGTTTACTGAAATTGATCCAAAATGTATATATCTTGTGTTTCTAGGAAGCATAATTACATTGTTgtaaacagtaaaatattgaATTGAGTAATTTAAAATGATTGCAGTCAGTTACAGTACAGAAAAATCTGTGTATAAGATGAAGAAAGAATCATGATTTATACTCTCAGCAGAACATAACAGAGGAGATTGAGTTATTACTGTATATTTATGCTAAATGCTCAAAGATGGACATACTGGCTTCAAACCTCCTATTAgctcagatttatttttttgctgtgCATTCAAACCATCTGATGAGGTCTAGAAAATATTAATCTTACATACCCGCTTATTGATAAAAGGACATATGTTGTTAGGTCTTTATTCCACAAGTTGACACAATTGTATAACTGAGAAAATCAACGTTGACATATGGTTAGGCAGAAACATCTAATCCATGTTGAAGCCTAGTCGGCGACCGAGTATGTTGATTCCACATTGATTACACGTTGGCATTAGAATTGGTTGATTGATCGATGGTTGATCCACCATCAATCGTCGACCTTAAccaaaaatcaacctttttgacaataattcaacattgatttaacatctTTTGCTATCTGGGCTATTTATGGAATATGTTCAACATACTTTGCTCACattttgcttcatttcatatttaTATGAATTCAGTAGCAGAGTTGTTCTTTTCAACCACTCCCCTACAGTTCTCATAATGGCTGCTTTTAGGGGGGTAGTCACCAAGCTAACTAGACTCCACCCCTCTCCAGTGAGCATCTATTGAAATAAGTGTCACAGCTTGGTGCTTCCCACTTCTGAGATGCAGTAAATGCAGCAAAGTGTGTTGGACATACATTTGGAGAAGCTGGATATATCTTTTCTGACCAGGGTCAGTGGTGTCACAGTACCCTCCAAATCTGAACAGATTGCTGagtgacatattttaaaaaccAAGGGGGCACCAACCAAAGTGAGCTTTTGATGTTTAATCACTTCAGAAAACCAAATATATTCTCTCAACttcaaaaaatgtgatttattttcattttataacATGTCCACTTTAAATTTGTCTGGGTAAGTCTGGTCCAGCTATTTATAGGGTTTGGAGCGTAGGAGTcggaatgaaggcaaaaaagtgggttagggttagctttTAACTAAAGTGACTCCCTTTGACTTCTCTTTCCAACAGAGAGGATGACCTTCCTCCAAAGAGGTCATCATCAGTGAAGGCTTTCCATGCAGATGCCTCATCTTCGGAGAATGACACGCTGACCTCCACCAACACTTACAACAGTCGCTACTGGCACAACCCCAAGACCAACTATGACACCAACTCCTACACGCGCTACAACGGAGACACTCGCCAGACCTTCTCCGCTGCGACTGCCCCACATGGAGCACACGGAGCGCACGGAGCACACGGAGCGCACGGAGCGCATGGAGCGCACGGAGCGCACGGAGCTCATGGTCACGGACAAACCCAGAACGCTCCGCATAGCCACGGCCCGGCGGTCACAGCGCCAGGCTCCACCCCGCTGCCCCGACATGCGCCGCCCATAACGGCCACAGCGTTTGCCAACGGCAGCCACACGCTCCCACCGCCCAAGACTCTGGTAGTCACCACAAACTCTGCCCCCTCCCCTCCCGCCATGGTGCGCAGCAACGGCTCTGTGAGCCTCAAGCCAGTGGTGACGTCGGCGCACGGGCAACACACACACTCGTACGCCGTGAGCCAGGCGACGCTGGAGCGGATGGGGGCGGTGCCCGTCATGGTGCCGGCACAGAGCAGAGCAGGCTCGCTGGTTTGAGATCTGATTTGACGAATCAACCGCTTTGATAACAAGACTAAATGAGTGTTtggttttgaagtttgaaatcCAATATTGAAAACATACTGCATATGGGCCGAAGCAGCCCGTTGCCCTTTACAGTTGTGTCTTTCTCCATGTTTCTACCTTTTTATCTTAAAACATACTGGGATTTTACAGTGCAGAGTTCATTTAATGCCAATTCCTTGATGGACAGGATGCTGATTTCTAAAGACAGGAGCTACATGGTATCCCTTTACTGATGGATTTTATTCGGGTGGATGCAGTGGGAACAAGTTTCCAAATACTTGGAGTTGCACCGCTCAAAATTGCTGATTTTATTCAGGGCTGGATCTTTGCGAtgattgtttgtgtgtgtatgtgtgtgtgagtgtgtgtgcgtgtgtgaaagagagactgttttttttttctccttttttttctctggacTCAAAGCAAGTATTGTCATCTCGGCGTGTCCATTTGCATGGTCAGACAGAAGCAAGCGTGCTTTCCCACATTAATGCATGTGTCCTTTAATTCAGGATAACAAAAGAAGTCGGATTTACTTCTAATGATTTCTTCtcagtatttttctgttttggaTTGACAGCAATggtaaacaaaaacaagaaggcTTATGTAATGAAAAAGTGAATGTTGAAATGTGGGCTTGCAGTAACCAAACGCATGAAAGTGCAAGAATGAAAGGACAACGGTTCAAATGGCCTTAGAAGCTCAGAGTGGGAGGGGGTTATTGGGTGCTTTACATTGCTTAATATGCTTAACTGAATGCAAgcattttgtttatgtttttgcacttttcaaagcaaactgaTATCAAAGCTACTGTCTTATTTGGCAAAAGTCTTACTAATCACATGgttcaaaaagaaaacataaatcaaacaattacacctttaaaatacaaaacactgCGAGTTTGAAGCCACTCTGTGTAGCAATACcagttctgaccacatgggggccgGATATCACAAGAAGGTTAATGTGTCAGCCCTTGGactaaaacaataaacaatggaCGAACCattaggtcacatgacccactggtTTATGAAGAGCAGTTTTTCTTTGTACTGGGCCCAGCCGTGTTACTCGAGAAGCTGATGGGAACGTGTCCACCGtacgtcaatcaaagttagctttgctcccagctcctttaACCGAATCCCTGCCAAAACACCTACAGAGCTGCCGTCAGAAGTAAACAGCACGATATAccatttaacatgttgactagactgcaaaatcaaaaatgaccgTTGCTTTTGACCAAGGCAGGGTTAATACACACGGGTGGTTGCTTCGCTAAGCGTGGTAGTATGACGATTAATAAGGATAAGGATAATCTTTATTGTCTCTCTTgagagaaatttgtcttggacaaactagagactccaggcaccacatatataacaaaaaacatataaaatcacAATAAGCAAAAACACATCGTCATATCCCCCCGCTCTTTGCATGCCCCCTCCCAATGTCCTGAAAAAAACACCTctacacaaaaaaaataccttgcTACAGCAGCATTATTGCACTTCCCTCTACACATACAGTATAGCAGCATAATCATTATTGCACATCCCTCTACACATACAGCAGCATAATCATTATTGCACATCCCTCTACACATATAGCAGCATACTCATTATTGCACTTCCCTCTATTCATACAGCAACAGATTATGGACGAGGAAGTGATAATGACTAGCTACTCAACCTGGAAGTTAAATGGTCGGCGTTTGAAGAAAACACAACAAAGTGcacctctagtgggacaaaTCGGTATTACAACACATTCTGGCCCTTTCCCACTCATTTGTACAGTATTGAAAGTCTCGTAACTCTCCGTATCTCATCCTGTGAGACTCCACATTGAAGAAAATTGACTTAAAAATATTTAGTCCTTGATAAATGTTTCCGATTGTTGTTTCCGCTGTCAAATGATGAAGGAAGCAGATGATCAGTCAAAGCCCTCATGTAATTCATGAAAAGCGTTTCCATTACGTTTTTGCAAATAAGTGGATAATCGAATCCCCTTAAAAGCCACCTCCTGGAAGTGTAACAAGGTTTATTCGATATTTGGGAGGTTTTCAAATTAATGTTGTTTCCATTACAGAATGTCTTTTTTAATGGAAACGTGACTCGTGGCTCTTTTGCCAACACAGCAGAACCAAATgctcccatgtggtcagaaataATGTTACTACATAAAGTGATATTAAGATGGTGCAAATGCTGTAtttgcaaagacaaaaaaacaacaaccctcAAACAGAACAGCTACTGTCCACCTCCCGGACCTAAATTTGAACCTACTGTACTGATGGATCTTGTCTTTACTGTCTCTGCTCTCTGTGTTTCTTTCTATCTGGCTCATGTCACATTAGTGCTGCTTTGAGAAGATGAAGATAAGAAGATGTCTTATTTCATAAATGCTTTATAAAAACACAGAATTATATATTTTTCCCTCTACAAAAGCTAACACCTACTgttttatactgtacatattgtAACAGTAGGCTAGTTTGTGAATCAAAGGAAATAACATGTCCGATAACACATTTTACAAATTGTGTCTTAAATTTTAACAGCTCTTTGTGTCACATTAGACAACAAAATGGGTTTAATAGGTAATATTTTCATTTCTACTGAGTATCgtcattaattaaaatgtctGATGTAAATACAATGTGGTTTTACATTGATGGCCATATGTTTTACTATCAATAACTGACACCTAAGCTGTATGTTGTACAACTTTGTCTGACCCactgtatttatattttaaccAACTCTCACCAGTGGAAGAACAGTCTTGACTGTTAGTGTtcctaacttaaaaaaaaaattcatttgtttttgtgcCTAAATGCACAATAAATTCTTACATGTTTTCTTAGCTATGAGACAATATGAGACAGCAATCATTTCTGTTACATGCACATTGAAAActgtttacattcattttgttGTTGGTGTATGTACTGAAAATGTGTTAGTGAGACTTCCTACTTTGAACTCAAACTGATGTAATACTAAACCTAACAAAAAGAGAGTCAACTCTAAATAACAACCCCGACTGATTAGAAAAAGTGGGCATGAAACAGAGAATCATTGAAACAACAACCCAGTAGTTTTGACAATTTTTCGAACCTTTGGTTAAAGGCAGGATAAGGGATTTCTGGATAATATCGCATTtgcatttgaaataaaacacagagaGCCCCCTCCCTTCAGTTCCCCCACTTGAAAAACAGACCCTGTTCTGAACGCTcccaagacccccccccccccccaagctcTAATTGCAGAAAGTATGAAACCTGATATATTTGTATCAACTTAGATTTTGTTTCCACTTATATTAAATGATAAGTAATGTTTGATTCTTTGAGGAAGAACCGAGGACAACGTGCTCCAGAACAAAGACAGAAACGACCACCTGGACCAGTATTACCCTTGGCAAACTTCAgtacatttaaaggggacctattatgaaaaacacgttttttcttgctttaacatatataaagtggtctcccctcagcctgccaactcagagaaggaggaaagcaaccaaattctgcagtgtctgtacagccgcctggatgagccgtccagtgtcatgtgacttctacaagCCGTCTGCTGATTttcattacgtaaccaaaatgcaaaccacgcccacaactataaaaccgtgtaactgcatgcgagcgtccgactatcgcgtcgcactgcgtgacatcggacgctttctgtccatctccctccagccagctgccactttattgaggtttttgtttgGAAATGAGGatgtatcatagagataactcctcatttcaactaacagccgttcctcatccatgactgtttcctacagcgctttgaaccggctttcaacgcgagcgacaggaagaaaatagaagcagggcgtccaacaaattttcagctcaaaacggcgcgccgtgtcgctgtggccagttaggacagtccaatagaaaataaagaaatggaaTTGATtctgtcgctgacgctcgctcgcatcgcatgcagttatgacacggtgtaactccgccagccggagcttccgccattttttcatagcagtGTTTCGCATTATTCagccagccaatcagcacagtgcctcattatcatagccccgcccactcagaatctaACATAGAGacggaggttagaaacggtaaagataaagacatggctcagacgctgaatttctcatttctttagcaaaaacaatcaaaagcttgtttttaagacattcaaggcctgtttaaaataggtattagatgccataataggtcccctttaaatttcccatccatccaatcaGAGTAGGAGGATGCCCAGTTGGAGTATTTCTCTCAGCTGGACTGGGAGTATCCTGGAAGAGGTGGAGGGGGAGAGGAGCGTCTGGGCCTCCGCTTAGTCCGCTGACTCTGCAACCTGAACCAGACCAGAGCAGGTTCATGATGGAACATGTGTATGACTTCTTTTCAgtggacatttgttttttttttcagcaagaAAATACATTCTTCACACATTGCAAAGGTATAGCTGAGGAAGTTAAAGGTAAAGGTGTTGAACTGTCCCCGCCAGACAACTCCTGTGTGTGTCTTGAAACTTGTTTGTAGGAAAAATTGGAAAATAAGAGCTGAAACGTTCCACTGCTTATTCTCAAAGCCAGAAAACGTTAAGTGTCGTAAGAAGGATTGACAGCAGTACAGGGTTGTGAAATTGAATTGGCCTAACATGTTTAGAAAATTATTAGAAGGCTAAAATGCAGGAATGGATTCATATTAACAGATTAAATATCTTAGGTTCATACTATCTGCAGTTAAATGAAAGTAAAGTAAATTGaactttcttttatttgcagtatCATTACACTTCCAGCACTGAAGGTTCTGAGGATTATTCAGTTGATCTTATATTCAGTTGACTGTCATTACAAAATGTTGCTATCAGCATTTCGCCTAAAGTGCACGTTAACTTCAAGcgtttaacattaataaacaGATAATTCATTCAACCACAGATTTAACATTATCTTATACAAATGTCACAGCTAATTTAGAGTTTTGCACTGAATCTGAAGTATAACCCCGATGGATATCAGTAAACACTGTTGTTTTCAGGCCCAGTTAATTTTTCATTACGTAATCCTACAGTTTGCACAGATCTTCAAACATGaaacatgatttttttcttttaaagtcaTGTTTAAAGGACTTATGCCACAATGTTTGTTATTGTATGTAACCATTACTCCATTGCAGTAATTATTTACCAACAGTCTTGCCCTAGCCAGGTGACACGCAGTCATGTTTGTTCATCCAACTGTTCTACCGAGGACTGCCTGCAGCAACGCACCTGTTCGCTGCTGTGATGAACATGTCTTCTTTCTCCACGCTGTGCTCTGTGATGGAGAGCTGCCACGCTGGCAGATATCACTTCACAAGTGCAGAGAGCCCGAAAGACGTCAAAAGATAAGTAGTCACATCCCTTCCTTTTGGTTCTGACAGCCGTTTAGAGGAAAAGCTTCTGTCTGCTCAGGCTTCACTCTCCATCTCGCTCAGTGTCCCAGACCTCAACACTGGCCTACAGCATTTAAAAGGCGCTATTTCTCCCGAGGCCTCTGGTGGtttttgcgttgtttttttttttttttgcccagaTAGGATGTCAGGTTAGAAAAGCTAAACTGAGATTATTTTGCTCTGAGTCTGCCCTCTGTTCGCAGAGAAACGGAGGAACAAGAGCACAATCAGTAGGAGTCTACTGAGGCTTCAGATGAACCGGCCAGCAGCTTGGCCTGTGGCGTGTCAGGTGGTGTATGGGTTGTGTATATAGACAAATGGGAGATATTGCCAATAGTAAAAACCAAGctgtaaatatgtaaaaaagtcaaatgcaaagaaacaaaatatCTTGTTCTTACCATTTGgtggaaataagaaaaataacacTGGACTTGTAGtgaataaatattgttaatacATTCCTGTTGGCATCATACTcatttgttgtgtgtttttctgtgtgcgCGATATCGTTATGCTTGCTGCCTTTTAAGAGGAAAGCAATAATGTCAGTGGGGAAATAAGCTTTCGAAAAAGATCATCATCATTGGGAAACTGTAATGCTCCACTATTATTTTAAAAATGCCTGACAGCTGCGCATTCTGCATAAAGATTGAAATTATTTCATGCATGCTGCTGCAGATATTGGCTTTAGGAGGAGCCAAACGTTTCTCATCTTTGTCGTAAATGTATTCTGGCTCCTACACGGAGCTCTTGGCGCCACTTGGCGCTCTTAAGAAAACCACAAAGAGAGGCAGCTGTGCAGAATAACTGAATGAAAAACATGCAAGCTTCGTAGTTTCCCCCAGCATTTGGGATTTATATTTCCAAGACAAATGATGTAATCCAACCACTGTGACATGGCCATCTACTAAACATCCAGCCCTCATACAGAACTCTTACCTGCTCCTGTGTATGGATGACTGCTAAAAGTTAGGGTTTTTTCATGCTTCCAGTGTGAATGGAGCTGATTTATAGACAGTCATGATCATTGTTACCAGCTCAGCATTTTGTGTAATATTGAAAAGTAATTTGAAGTATCTGAAGTGTATCAACGTGGAACTGAAGTGCTTTGCATCACCACTAGGGGGCAGCATTTGTACATGCTTTGAGCCTCTACCTTCAGAAATGTCATGGCCAATTCATTCTCACATCTTATATCCATTCAAGATGGGAAATTCTGAACCATTCATTTTGAAGTCAAATTATATCTGTCTGAAATGGATTGTTTTGTTGGAATGCagttaaatagaaaaaaaaacaaacacaaagaatCATCTGCAGTCTTAATGACAGTATTTGAACTAATCTAATTTAAAATCCCCTcggtttttctttgttcttcttTTCAGGTTCACTGTGAGTTTAAACGTgaacgtgtgtgcgtgtgcgtgtgcgtgtgcatgaaCTCATATGATTGGGAGAGCAGGGGTTATATTCTCTCTGAGATCTGAATTATGATGAATCAAAGAAATCCTCCCTGTTTTATTCCCTTTTTTCGTTCTTCTTCCCTGCACCACAGCTGTGTTTCATCAATTATTTAACATCATCTCACTCCTCATTCTCTTGCATTTATTAAACATATTTCACTTCATGTGagattctatttttttcctaccaacagaaagaaagaaaaaaaccaccCCATCTATGATATTAAAGTCACTCAAGTGTTTTCCTTGTAAACCCCCCTCATCTGACC
Proteins encoded in this window:
- the igsf11 gene encoding immunoglobulin superfamily member 11 isoform X2, which produces MVKFQNSDLWIAWMVIFCMEGSRFDLQTGKVYVRALDVTVSQTSIQVARGQAAVLPCSFTTSAALNNLNIIWMVIPLSNANRPEQVIIYQGGQVFSFTNQLHGRVGFVATMPSTSASIFINNTQLSDTGTYQCLVNNFPDRGGRNIGVIGLTVLVPPSVPACRIQGTLDVGSDIMLFCSSEEGIPTPSYSWEKLDALPRLPHNAMQDQMQGTVTLRNISTSTSGRYQCTSSNAIGKSTCVLNVQVVPPQPQSVGLIAGTIATGVLAVIICALLVVVTLFYWKNKNKYEEEEIPNEIREDDLPPKRSSSVKAFHADASSSENDTLTSTNTYNSRYWHNPKTNYDTNSYTRYNGDTRQTFSAATAPHGAHGAHGAHGAHGAHGAHGAHGAHGHGQTQNAPHSHGPAVTAPGSTPLPRHAPPITATAFANGSHTLPPPKTLVVTTNSAPSPPAMVRSNGSVSLKPVVTSAHGQHTHSYAVSQATLERMGAVPVMVPAQSRAGSLV
- the igsf11 gene encoding immunoglobulin superfamily member 11 isoform X1, coding for MVKFQNSDLWIAWMVIFCMEGSRFDLQTGKVYVRALDVTVSQTSIQVARGQAAVLPCSFTTSAALNNLNIIWMVIPLSNANRPEQVIIYQGGQVFSFTNQLHGRVGFVATMPSTSASIFINNTQLSDTGTYQCLVNNFPDRGGRNIGVIGLTVLVPPSVPACRIQGTLDVGSDIMLFCSSEEGIPTPSYSWEKLDALPRLPHNAMQGITNKLAVGVPFCPTFADQMQGTVTLRNISTSTSGRYQCTSSNAIGKSTCVLNVQVVPPQPQSVGLIAGTIATGVLAVIICALLVVVTLFYWKNKNKYEEEEIPNEIREDDLPPKRSSSVKAFHADASSSENDTLTSTNTYNSRYWHNPKTNYDTNSYTRYNGDTRQTFSAATAPHGAHGAHGAHGAHGAHGAHGAHGAHGHGQTQNAPHSHGPAVTAPGSTPLPRHAPPITATAFANGSHTLPPPKTLVVTTNSAPSPPAMVRSNGSVSLKPVVTSAHGQHTHSYAVSQATLERMGAVPVMVPAQSRAGSLV